From one uncultured Paludibacter sp. genomic stretch:
- a CDS encoding Peptidase M16 domain protein — protein sequence MNTYYTHTLPNGLRLVHLPQNSAVSYCGVIVNVGSRDETEKEHGMAHLIEHMLFKGTEKRKSGQIIDRLENVGGELNAYTSKEETVIYAGFLKEYTERTIELIADIVQHSVFPKTELEKEVVIVQDEIQSYNDSPSELIFDDFEEMLFDSNSMAHNILGTKRHLKSFSSEKLKLFFQTHYKLEEMVFSSLGSVDFNKIIRWCEKYFINTEKIIYNSNRITPVVIPTPNKTVKKRTNQVHCLMGGEAYSFHHKDRLSLYVLNNILGGPGMSSLLNLSLREKHGLVYTVESNYQPFTDCGWWSVYFGTDTENADKCETLVKKELIKLCENKFSEKKLKKYKVQLMGQMAIASENKENLALSLGKSVMRYGKFDSLEEVKQKINEISAEQLQRVANEIFDLEKLHILKYI from the coding sequence TTGAATACATATTATACACATACATTACCGAACGGTCTTCGTTTGGTACATTTGCCCCAAAACTCTGCAGTTTCATATTGCGGAGTAATTGTAAATGTGGGTTCGCGCGATGAAACCGAGAAAGAACACGGAATGGCGCATTTGATTGAACACATGCTGTTCAAAGGAACCGAGAAAAGAAAATCCGGACAAATTATTGATAGATTAGAAAATGTCGGAGGAGAATTAAACGCTTATACATCGAAAGAAGAAACTGTAATTTACGCCGGATTTCTAAAGGAATATACCGAACGGACAATTGAACTAATAGCTGATATTGTTCAACACTCGGTTTTTCCTAAAACGGAATTGGAGAAAGAAGTTGTGATTGTACAGGACGAGATTCAATCTTATAACGACAGCCCTTCAGAATTGATTTTTGATGATTTTGAAGAAATGCTTTTTGATAGCAATTCAATGGCGCATAACATTTTAGGCACAAAAAGACATTTGAAATCATTTTCTTCCGAAAAACTAAAATTGTTTTTTCAAACACATTACAAATTGGAAGAAATGGTGTTTTCCTCGTTGGGAAGTGTAGATTTTAACAAAATTATCCGTTGGTGCGAAAAATATTTTATTAATACGGAAAAAATCATTTATAATTCCAACAGAATTACTCCGGTGGTTATTCCTACGCCCAATAAAACGGTAAAAAAGCGCACAAACCAAGTGCATTGCTTGATGGGAGGAGAAGCATATAGTTTTCATCACAAAGATCGTTTGTCGCTTTATGTGCTGAATAATATTCTTGGCGGTCCCGGAATGAGTAGTTTGCTAAATTTGTCATTACGGGAAAAACATGGATTGGTTTATACGGTAGAGTCTAATTATCAGCCGTTTACAGACTGCGGATGGTGGTCGGTATATTTTGGAACAGACACAGAAAACGCGGATAAATGTGAAACTCTGGTAAAAAAAGAATTAATTAAATTATGCGAGAATAAGTTTTCAGAAAAGAAACTAAAAAAATACAAAGTTCAATTAATGGGGCAAATGGCGATTGCGTCTGAAAATAAAGAAAACTTAGCTCTTTCGCTGGGCAAAAGTGTAATGCGATATGGTAAGTTTGATTCTTTGGAAGAAGTAAAACAAAAAATTAACGAAATTTCTGCAGAACAACTTCAACGCGTTGCCAACGAAATATTTGATTTGGAAAAACTTCACATCTTGAAATATATCTAA
- a CDS encoding Biopolymer transport protein ExbD/TolR family protein yields MPKIKVKRKSTFIDMTAMSDVTVLLLTFFMLTSTFLKKEPVQVKTPGSVSEIKIPEQNVLSILISPKGQVFLDLDKPEDRIAVLEKMAAEYDVALTDKEKKDFSIGTSFGVPMANFKQFMALKSEEQDKILMNYGVPTDSTDNQFKGWVKFAREVKGKDMVIAIKSDQDTPYSSIKNVMNTLLDLDENRYNLITSLRELKEEK; encoded by the coding sequence ATGCCAAAAATAAAAGTAAAAAGGAAATCCACATTCATTGATATGACCGCGATGAGTGACGTGACAGTACTCTTGCTTACATTTTTCATGCTTACTTCTACATTTTTGAAAAAAGAACCGGTGCAAGTAAAAACTCCTGGATCTGTTTCAGAAATAAAAATTCCGGAACAAAATGTTTTATCAATTCTCATATCGCCGAAAGGGCAAGTGTTTCTTGATTTAGATAAGCCGGAAGACAGAATAGCAGTACTCGAAAAAATGGCGGCGGAATATGATGTGGCTCTAACAGATAAAGAGAAAAAGGATTTTTCAATCGGAACTTCTTTTGGTGTGCCAATGGCTAACTTCAAGCAATTTATGGCTTTAAAGTCTGAAGAACAAGACAAAATCCTTATGAATTACGGAGTGCCAACAGACAGTACCGATAATCAATTTAAAGGTTGGGTAAAATTCGCACGCGAGGTAAAAGGAAAAGATATGGTAATCGCAATCAAATCAGATCAAGATACACCATATTCCAGTATCAAAAACGTGATGAACACACTCCTCGACTTAGATGAAAACAGATATAACCTGATTACCTCTTTGCGTGAACTAAAAGAAGAAAAATAA
- a CDS encoding conserved hypothetical protein (Evidence 4 : Unknown function but conserved in other organisms), whose translation MSCSSDFKAINCLKLAIGTPKEVPIEKSFFSLSVRATSYSAAIFSSTAILSSGLSKSRNTCPFGDMRIDKTFCSGIFISETDPGVFTCTGSFFKNVEVSMKNVSKSTVTSLIAVISMNVDFLFTFIFGIIVYFFYK comes from the coding sequence TTGTCTTGTTCTTCAGACTTTAAAGCCATAAATTGCTTGAAGTTAGCCATTGGCACACCAAAAGAAGTTCCGATTGAAAAATCCTTTTTCTCTTTATCTGTTAGAGCCACATCATATTCCGCCGCCATTTTTTCGAGTACTGCTATTCTGTCTTCCGGCTTATCTAAATCAAGAAACACTTGCCCTTTCGGCGATATGAGAATTGATAAAACATTTTGTTCCGGAATTTTTATTTCTGAAACAGATCCAGGAGTTTTTACTTGCACCGGTTCTTTTTTCAAAAATGTAGAAGTAAGCATGAAAAATGTAAGCAAGAGTACTGTCACGTCACTCATCGCGGTCATATCAATGAATGTGGATTTCCTTTTTACTTTTATTTTTGGCATAATTGTTTACTTTTTTTATAAATAA
- the leuS gene encoding Leucine--tRNA ligase encodes MEYNFRVIEQKWQKYWIENKTYKTDINLKKPKFYVLDMFPYPSGAGLHVGHPLGYIASDIYSRYKRLQGFNVLHPMGYDAYGLPAEQYAIQTGQHPAVTTAKNIARYREQLDKIGFCYDWDREVQTCEPEYYKWTQWAFIQMFNHYFDIKEQKAKPITELVKQFEVSGTNEIHADITNELNFTAEEWNSKSEKEQQEILLNYRIAYLADLKVNWCPALGTVLANDEVSEGLSIRGGHPVEQKVMRQWSLRVSAYAQRLLEGLDKIDWTESLKETQKNWIGRSEGAEMTFKLKDKDYAFDIFTTRADTIFGVTFMVLAPESELVKICTTPEQAEDVEKYLAATKKRTERERIADRRVTGVFSGSYAINPVAGTEIPIWISDYVLAGYGTGAIMAVPGHDSRDYAFAKYFNLPIIPLIEGADISEESFDAKEGIMMNSGFLNGLTIKEAIEKTKEYITEKGIGKVKVNYRLRDAIFSRQRYWGEPFPVYYKDDMPYMLDESKLPLELPEIDKFLPTETGEPPLGRAKNWVYTPPQENEVYQLELNTMPGFAGSSAYYLRYMDPRNNNALVGKEANEYWRNVDLYIGGTEHATGHLIYSRFWNKFLFDLGIVCEDEPFKKLINQGMIQGRSNFVYRIQGTNTFASLNLKDKHETTPIHVDVNMVSNDILDIERFKNWNPEYKNAEFILEDGKYVCGWAVEKMSKSMFNVVNPDDIVEKYGADTLRLYEMFLGPLEQSKPWDTNGIDGVHRFLKRLWSLFYNGETLNISDEKPTAEELKSLHKTIKKIGGDIETFSFNTSVSAFMICVNELFTLKCNKRAILEPLAIILTPFAPHIAEEMYHLLGNNTTVCDAQWPVYNEEYLKESNVKYPISFNGKVRFTLDLPADMSKEEVEKIALANNQTQKYXEGKTPKKVIVVXGKIVNIVL; translated from the coding sequence ATGGAATATAATTTCAGAGTAATAGAACAAAAGTGGCAAAAATACTGGATTGAGAACAAAACATACAAAACAGATATAAATCTAAAAAAACCAAAATTTTACGTCTTGGATATGTTCCCGTATCCTTCTGGAGCGGGACTTCACGTAGGACATCCTCTTGGTTATATTGCCTCTGACATATACAGCCGTTACAAACGTTTGCAGGGTTTTAACGTGCTTCATCCTATGGGTTATGACGCGTATGGTCTTCCTGCCGAACAATACGCCATACAAACCGGGCAGCATCCAGCTGTGACAACTGCAAAAAACATTGCTCGATACAGGGAACAGCTGGATAAAATTGGATTTTGTTACGATTGGGACAGAGAAGTTCAAACTTGCGAACCGGAATATTACAAATGGACGCAATGGGCTTTTATTCAAATGTTCAATCATTATTTCGATATAAAAGAACAGAAAGCCAAACCTATCACAGAATTGGTAAAACAATTTGAAGTTTCGGGAACTAATGAAATTCACGCAGATATTACAAACGAGTTAAATTTTACTGCTGAAGAATGGAATTCAAAATCCGAAAAAGAACAACAAGAAATTCTTTTGAATTACCGAATTGCATATTTGGCTGATTTGAAAGTAAATTGGTGTCCTGCTCTTGGAACCGTGCTTGCAAACGATGAAGTAAGCGAAGGACTTTCAATTCGTGGAGGTCATCCTGTAGAACAAAAAGTAATGCGTCAGTGGAGTTTGCGTGTTTCTGCCTATGCACAACGTTTGCTTGAAGGTTTGGACAAAATTGATTGGACAGAATCACTGAAAGAAACGCAAAAAAATTGGATTGGAAGAAGCGAAGGCGCTGAAATGACTTTCAAGTTGAAAGACAAGGATTACGCTTTTGATATTTTCACAACCAGAGCCGATACTATTTTCGGCGTAACATTTATGGTACTGGCTCCCGAAAGTGAATTGGTGAAAATTTGCACTACTCCGGAACAAGCCGAAGATGTTGAAAAATATTTGGCAGCAACAAAAAAACGTACTGAACGCGAAAGAATTGCAGATAGACGCGTTACAGGTGTTTTTTCCGGTTCGTACGCCATAAATCCTGTGGCAGGAACCGAAATTCCAATTTGGATAAGTGATTATGTATTAGCAGGTTACGGAACAGGCGCTATTATGGCTGTTCCGGGGCACGACAGCCGCGATTACGCCTTTGCAAAATATTTTAATCTGCCAATTATTCCGCTAATTGAAGGAGCTGATATAAGTGAGGAAAGTTTTGACGCAAAAGAAGGAATTATGATGAATTCCGGTTTTTTAAACGGTTTGACTATAAAAGAAGCCATTGAAAAAACAAAAGAATATATCACAGAAAAAGGAATTGGAAAAGTAAAGGTAAATTACCGTTTGCGCGATGCGATTTTCAGTCGTCAGCGTTACTGGGGCGAACCTTTTCCTGTTTATTATAAAGATGATATGCCTTATATGCTTGATGAAAGCAAACTTCCGCTTGAATTACCCGAAATTGATAAGTTTCTACCGACTGAAACAGGCGAGCCACCTTTGGGACGAGCTAAAAACTGGGTATACACCCCACCCCAAGAAAATGAAGTTTATCAGTTAGAACTAAATACAATGCCCGGTTTTGCCGGTTCATCTGCTTATTATTTAAGGTATATGGATCCAAGAAACAATAACGCATTGGTGGGTAAAGAAGCAAATGAATATTGGAGAAACGTGGATTTGTACATTGGCGGAACAGAACACGCCACAGGTCACTTGATTTACAGCCGTTTTTGGAATAAATTTTTATTTGATTTGGGAATTGTTTGTGAAGATGAACCATTTAAAAAACTAATTAATCAGGGAATGATTCAGGGACGAAGTAATTTTGTATATCGTATTCAAGGAACGAATACTTTTGCATCATTAAATTTGAAAGATAAACATGAAACTACACCCATTCATGTGGATGTAAATATGGTTTCCAATGATATTTTGGACATCGAACGTTTCAAAAACTGGAATCCCGAATATAAAAACGCGGAATTTATTTTGGAAGACGGCAAATATGTCTGCGGTTGGGCGGTGGAAAAAATGTCAAAATCAATGTTTAACGTAGTTAATCCCGATGATATTGTTGAAAAATACGGAGCAGACACATTACGTTTGTACGAAATGTTTTTAGGTCCGCTGGAACAATCCAAACCTTGGGACACTAACGGAATTGACGGNGTTCACCGCTTTTTGAAACGTCTTTGGAGCTTGTTTTATAATGGCGAAACCTTAAATATTAGTGACGAGAAACCAACTGCTGAAGAACTGAAATCGCTGCACAAAACCATCAAAAAAATAGGAGGNGATATTGAGACTTTCTCATTCAACACTTCGGTTTCGGCGTTTATGATTTGCGTTAACGAACTTTTCACACTGAAATGCAACAAAAGAGCCATCTTAGAACCTTTGGCAATTATTTTAACTCCGTTTGCACCACACATTGCCGAAGAAATGTATCATTTATTAGGCAACAATACAACCGTTTGCGATGCACAATGGCCTGTGTATAACGAAGAATATCTGAAAGAAAGCAATGTAAAATACCCGATTTCTTTCAACGGGAAAGTAAGATTTACACTTGATCTTCCCGCTGACATGAGTAAAGAAGAAGTGGAAAAAATAGCTTTAGCAAACAATCAAACTCAAAAATATNTGGAAGGAAAAACCCCGAAAAAAGTGATAGTTGTTNCGGGAAAAATTGTAAATATTGTACTCTGA
- a CDS encoding conserved exported hypothetical protein (Evidence 4 : Unknown function but conserved in other organisms), giving the protein MKKVLMFALLLGLVSFSYASNKMAIDYYAAGDYKTAKSYFLSGNMDAMDSYYLGMIYLKENKKDSAQYYFNKGLQVDPANAYNKVGLATINNDSKALDAIAKDKLYKKDVKMLIAIAEAYAINNNVSQSNAYVAKAKKADKKNPLSYIFEGDQLMAQKQTNEAASKYENAVYFDPNCKEALLKLSQIYENVRTSVAVEYLNKTITIDPQYAVGLSSLADLSYRKGFYPQALDAFNKYLNVVKPTSSDYERYAAILYFNKKYDQALDAISKAPNTFVMNRLKMYSQNELEKFTDALATGGNFFKMAKPGDVMIAQDYTTYADLLSKNKQYAEAASNYEKAYNLDTTKTSLLKDMAQAYNYAKDYAKATTCYKKLTTLPNASMVDVFSLGRTYYIAGNDTIVDKNTRTKYLLEADSTFTELTQKMPDNYMGYFWRARTNSALDPETSQGLAKPFYEKAAELMLPQKDEYKNELMEAYRYLGYYNYLKNDVPQAKMYFNKVLEINPADAVSLQAIQGLENAGKKKK; this is encoded by the coding sequence ATGAAAAAAGTTTTGATGTTTGCATTGCTTTTAGGACTTGTATCTTTTTCCTATGCAAGTAATAAAATGGCAATAGATTATTACGCTGCCGGTGATTATAAAACGGCAAAATCTTATTTTTTGTCGGGTAATATGGATGCTATGGATAGTTACTATTTGGGGATGATTTATTTAAAAGAAAATAAAAAAGATTCTGCGCAGTATTATTTTAATAAAGGGTTACAAGTAGATCCTGCAAACGCATATAATAAAGTTGGCTTGGCTACTATAAATAATGACTCTAAAGCATTAGATGCTATTGCAAAAGATAAACTATACAAAAAAGACGTTAAGATGTTGATTGCCATTGCGGAAGCTTACGCAATAAATAACAATGTGAGTCAATCAAACGCTTACGTGGCAAAAGCAAAAAAAGCTGACAAGAAAAATCCGCTTTCTTATATTTTTGAAGGAGACCAATTAATGGCTCAAAAACAAACCAATGAAGCTGCATCAAAATATGAAAATGCGGTTTACTTTGACCCAAATTGTAAAGAAGCTCTTCTAAAGCTGTCTCAAATATATGAAAATGTAAGAACTTCGGTAGCTGTTGAATACTTGAATAAAACCATTACTATTGATCCTCAATACGCTGTAGGATTATCCTCGTTGGCAGACTTAAGTTATCGTAAAGGTTTCTATCCTCAGGCGTTGGATGCTTTTAATAAATACTTGAACGTTGTTAAACCTACTTCAAGTGATTATGAAAGATATGCCGCAATTTTATATTTCAATAAAAAATACGATCAAGCATTGGATGCTATTTCAAAAGCTCCGAATACTTTTGTTATGAATCGTTTGAAAATGTATAGCCAAAACGAATTAGAAAAATTCACAGATGCTTTAGCAACCGGTGGAAATTTCTTCAAAATGGCAAAACCGGGCGATGTAATGATTGCGCAAGATTATACGACTTATGCCGATTTATTATCTAAAAACAAACAATATGCAGAAGCTGCTTCTAATTATGAAAAAGCGTATAATCTAGATACAACTAAAACAAGTCTTTTGAAAGATATGGCACAGGCTTATAACTATGCAAAAGATTATGCAAAAGCTACCACTTGTTATAAGAAACTTACAACACTTCCTAATGCGTCTATGGTAGATGTGTTTTCTTTAGGTAGAACATATTATATTGCAGGAAACGATACAATTGTTGATAAAAATACGAGAACAAAATACTTGCTCGAAGCAGACAGCACGTTCACTGAATTAACTCAAAAAATGCCTGATAATTATATGGGATATTTTTGGCGTGCAAGAACCAATTCGGCGTTAGATCCGGAAACCTCACAAGGACTTGCAAAACCATTCTATGAAAAAGCAGCGGAATTGATGTTGCCTCAAAAAGATGAATATAAAAATGAGTTGATGGAAGCATATCGTTATTTGGGTTATTATAATTATTTGAAAAACGATGTTCCTCAAGCAAAAATGTATTTTAATAAAGTATTAGAAATAAATCCGGCTGACGCAGTATCTCTGCAAGCAATACAAGGATTGGAAAATGCCGGAAAGAAAAAGAAATAA
- a CDS encoding Biopolymer transport protein ExbD/TolR: protein MAEIQQKDSGDKGKKGKQKKVHLRVDFTPMVDMNMLLITFFMLATTMSKPQTMQINMPTKDKDVKEEDKNVAKASEAVTLYLGKNDKVYYFEGIPNYEQPNFLKQTDFSPNGLREVLLKKNANVVNKVNELKLKKRSLQISDTAYNRQISELKNGKGTPVVVIKPLDNSTYKDMVNALDEMLITSVGKYAITAVDENDKKMLKNSNVEFEK from the coding sequence ATGGCAGAAATACAACAAAAAGATAGCGGAGACAAAGGAAAGAAAGGTAAGCAGAAAAAAGTACACCTGCGCGTGGATTTTACTCCAATGGTGGATATGAATATGTTGCTTATCACGTTCTTTATGCTTGCAACAACGATGAGCAAACCGCAAACAATGCAGATAAATATGCCTACCAAAGATAAAGATGTGAAAGAAGAAGATAAAAACGTAGCAAAAGCTTCTGAAGCTGTTACTCTTTATTTAGGTAAAAACGACAAGGTATATTATTTTGAAGGTATTCCAAATTACGAACAGCCGAATTTCTTGAAGCAAACAGATTTTTCACCAAACGGATTAAGAGAAGTCTTGTTAAAGAAAAACGCAAATGTAGTAAATAAGGTGAATGAACTGAAACTTAAAAAACGAAGTTTGCAGATATCCGATACGGCTTATAACAGGCAGATAAGTGAACTTAAAAATGGGAAAGGAACGCCTGTTGTGGTTATAAAACCACTCGATAATTCTACTTATAAAGATATGGTAAACGCTCTTGATGAAATGCTGATTACAAGCGTTGGAAAGTATGCAATTACCGCAGTGGACGAAAACGATAAAAAAATGTTGAAAAATTCAAATGTGGAATTTGAGAAATAA
- a CDS encoding TonB family domain-containing protein: MANDVNLNSNAWTDIIFKDKNKEYGAYTLRRTSSARHRNAFIWVGAFAIVAFLLPMAFQALHIGQAKEDVGAVEMSNIKLDKPEVKKEDQVKKFEAPPPPELKSTIKFTAPVIKKDEEVPESDIKSQEELTESKVTISVADVKGTNEETGVDIKTLQENKVVVAEEPEEKIFEVVEVPPSFPGGEAELMKYLHDNIKYPVVAQENNIQGKVVVQFVVGRDGSIQDVQVVRGVDPSLDREAKRVVQSMPKWIPGKQGGSAVKCKFFVPVNFKLQ; this comes from the coding sequence ATGGCAAATGACGTTAATCTAAATTCAAATGCGTGGACCGATATTATTTTTAAAGACAAAAATAAAGAATACGGTGCATATACGCTTCGCAGAACGTCCAGCGCAAGACATAGAAATGCTTTTATATGGGTAGGTGCTTTTGCGATTGTTGCCTTTTTACTGCCAATGGCATTCCAAGCTTTGCATATAGGACAAGCGAAAGAAGATGTAGGCGCAGTGGAAATGAGTAACATTAAGTTGGATAAACCCGAAGTGAAAAAAGAAGATCAGGTGAAAAAGTTTGAAGCGCCGCCACCACCAGAATTGAAAAGTACCATTAAGTTTACGGCTCCGGTGATTAAAAAAGACGAGGAAGTGCCCGAGTCTGACATAAAATCGCAAGAAGAATTAACCGAAAGTAAAGTTACTATTTCTGTGGCTGACGTAAAAGGTACTAACGAAGAAACCGGAGTGGACATAAAAACCCTACAGGAAAATAAAGTGGTAGTGGCTGAAGAACCTGAAGAAAAAATCTTTGAGGTAGTGGAAGTACCACCTTCATTCCCCGGTGGTGAAGCGGAATTGATGAAATACTTACACGATAACATCAAATATCCTGTGGTTGCGCAAGAGAACAACATCCAAGGAAAAGTTGTGGTTCAATTTGTGGTGGGTAGAGATGGCTCTATACAAGATGTGCAAGTAGTTAGAGGTGTAGACCCCAGCTTGGACAGAGAAGCCAAAAGAGTTGTGCAATCTATGCCTAAATGGATTCCGGGAAAACAAGGAGGTAGCGCTGTTAAGTGTAAATTCTTTGTACCTGTAAACTTTAAGTTACAATAA
- a CDS encoding conserved membrane hypothetical protein (Evidence 4 : Unknown function but conserved in other organisms) produces MANQPKPKKSSKGGVSAGIVILLCFILAIIIFKFVFGNPSHFVGGNTEGHPIQGDLLGTIYKGGIIVPFILTMLLSTITLSVERFIAIRKARGTGDLTKFVTAVKDKLEADDVAGAKELCVKQKGAVANVVNSALDKYKQMDATTEDLTKEQKILSIQKTIEEATALELPTMEQNLPVIATFTTLGTLVGLLGTVIGMIRSFASLAGSGGVDSIGLSTGISEALVNTAFGILTGAFSVISYSFFTGKIDNISYAIDEIGFTIVNVFAAKHKK; encoded by the coding sequence ATGGCAAATCAACCAAAACCCAAAAAAAGCAGCAAAGGCGGAGTTTCTGCCGGCATAGTTATTCTTTTATGCTTTATTTTAGCAATAATTATTTTCAAGTTTGTGTTTGGTAATCCTTCACACTTTGTAGGAGGCAACACAGAAGGACATCCAATCCAAGGCGACTTGTTAGGAACTATTTACAAAGGAGGTATTATTGTACCATTTATTTTAACGATGCTTTTAAGTACAATTACTTTAAGTGTTGAACGTTTTATTGCTATCCGCAAAGCACGTGGAACTGGCGATTTAACCAAATTTGTAACTGCAGTTAAAGACAAACTTGAAGCAGATGATGTTGCCGGCGCAAAAGAACTTTGTGTTAAACAAAAAGGTGCTGTAGCAAACGTGGTAAATTCAGCTTTGGATAAATACAAACAAATGGATGCCACTACTGAAGATTTAACTAAAGAACAAAAAATTCTTTCAATCCAAAAAACAATTGAAGAAGCCACAGCTCTTGAGCTTCCTACAATGGAACAAAATCTTCCGGTAATTGCAACATTCACTACGCTTGGTACACTTGTGGGACTTTTAGGAACAGTTATCGGGATGATCCGTTCATTTGCTTCTTTGGCAGGTTCGGGTGGTGTAGACTCTATTGGTCTGTCAACCGGTATTTCTGAAGCTCTTGTAAATACGGCATTCGGTATTTTAACAGGTGCTTTCTCTGTTATCTCTTACAGTTTCTTCACAGGTAAAATTGATAATATTTCTTACGCAATTGACGAAATTGGATTTACAATTGTAAATGTATTTGCGGCTAAACATAAAAAATAA
- a CDS encoding conserved hypothetical protein (Evidence 4 : Unknown function but conserved in other organisms) yields the protein MHFLYITNYKTNIFMKKISFAFIFLLCFIIISCGGNKKKDKDDGNTLRSGYIKIAVDETMKDVLQNEINVYEGLYPAIIEPIYTTEPNAIDLLKKDTVRLAVTARPLNKSELKYFHDKTYYPEEIRIAIDAVAIITHPNNPDSIINVQNLKRILTGEIKSWNEIYPSSKLGKIQVVFDNTNSSIVRYAADSICRDKPLSSELNALDLNKEVVDYVAKTPNAMGLIGVSLISNELDSVAVDFTKKIQVMRVSKEEKPDRYNSVQPYQYYIYTQEYPLTRNIYIILNDFRGELPKGFTTFVAGDKGQRIIKSAGLLPVTMPVNQVVVYR from the coding sequence ATGCATTTTTTATACATTACCAACTATAAAACAAATATATTTATGAAAAAAATATCTTTTGCTTTTATTTTTCTATTGTGCTTCATTATTATTTCGTGCGGTGGAAATAAGAAAAAAGACAAAGACGATGGTAATACATTGCGTAGCGGCTATATTAAAATAGCTGTTGATGAAACAATGAAGGATGTTTTGCAGAACGAAATAAACGTGTATGAAGGATTATATCCGGCTATAATTGAACCCATTTATACAACGGAGCCCAACGCTATTGATTTATTAAAAAAAGATACGGTTAGATTAGCGGTTACTGCACGTCCTCTCAATAAATCCGAATTAAAATATTTTCATGATAAAACATATTATCCGGAAGAAATTCGTATAGCAATAGACGCTGTGGCAATTATAACACATCCAAACAATCCGGATTCTATTATTAATGTACAAAACCTCAAACGAATTCTGACCGGCGAAATAAAAAGTTGGAATGAAATTTATCCTTCTTCTAAATTGGGAAAAATTCAGGTGGTATTTGACAATACCAATTCAAGCATAGTAAGATATGCCGCTGATTCCATTTGCAGGGATAAACCATTGTCCAGTGAATTAAATGCGCTTGACTTAAATAAAGAGGTAGTAGATTATGTGGCAAAAACTCCAAACGCTATGGGATTAATAGGGGTAAGTTTGATAAGTAATGAATTGGATAGCGTTGCAGTAGATTTTACCAAAAAAATTCAGGTAATGAGGGTTTCAAAAGAAGAAAAACCGGATAGATATAATAGTGTACAACCTTATCAGTATTATATTTATACGCAAGAATATCCTTTAACCCGCAATATCTACATAATATTAAATGATTTTAGAGGTGAATTGCCCAAAGGATTTACAACTTTTGTTGCAGGAGATAAAGGACAACGTATAATAAAAAGTGCCGGATTGCTTCCTGTTACAATGCCTGTTAATCAAGTAGTGGTTTATAGGTAA